From Plasmodium cynomolgi strain B DNA, scaffold: 0004, whole genome shotgun sequence, one genomic window encodes:
- a CDS encoding CYIR protein (putative;~vir-type antigen): protein LRQDIINKNDQLKDCYAPYLLRNKLIDDFEINAFMDKCLQPPKCRYNGASNVRNFSTLKRE from the coding sequence TTAAGACAagatataattaataaaaacgACCAATTAAAAGATTGCTACGCCCCCTATTTGTTacgaaataaattaatagaTGATTTTGAAATAAATGCTTTTATGGACAAATGTCTTCAACCACCTAAATGTCGTTATAATGGAGCATCTAATGTTAgaaatttttctacattaaaacgtgaata